CAGATCGTCTTCGAGCGCCTCCAGGTCTTTGCTGCGCAGGCTGACGACGGCGAGGCGTTTGCCCGTCGCGCGTTGCAATGCGGCGAGGGCCAGGGCTTTGGCGCCGTTGGCGAGTCCGGCGACGTTGACGACACGACGGCCCGCGCGCACTTCGTTGGCAAGGCGCTGAAATTGTTCGTCTTCTTCAAAGCGTTGAAACAGGGCAGACACCGCGAACAACCTTTCTATCCTGTCAGGAACTCAATTCAATACTTGCTGACTCTGCATAATCCGCGCGATCATTTCCGAGGTCGAAACCCCAGCCACAAACGGCAGGTTCAGCACTCGCCCGCCTGCTGCCTCGACTTCTTCGCGCCCGACGATGGTCTCAATGCTCCAATCGCCGCCTTTGACGAGGATGTCGGGCAGTAGCGCGGTGATGATTTTGCGCGGCGTTGGTTCGTCGAAAATCGTCACGAAATCTACGCAAGCGAGCGCGGCCATGACTTCGGCGCGTTCCTCTTCTTTCAAGATGGGGCGCGCCGGGCCTTTCAACTCGCGCACGCTGCGGTCACTGTTCAGGGCGACGATTAACGCTTCGCCCAAAGCGCGCGCTTGTTGCAGGTAGCGCACATGGCCCGGATGCAGCAGGTCGAAGCAGCCGTTGGTGAAGACGACGCGGCATCCCGCCTGGCGCAATTGCGCGCGTGCGGACAGTAATTCAGTGAGAGTCAGCACTTGTGCCATAAGTCAGGCATCTTAGCAGTCTGTACTGCAACCTTTCCAGGTTGCGGTGGCTGGGAAGTTCGCCAACGTGGGGTCGGCGCAGGCTTGCACTTTGTCATAACAGCAAGCTGGAAAGCTTGCTGCACTTCAGGCGTCCAAAATTTCATCGAGTTTGGCTTGCTCAATGCGGCCTGTGGCGGCGATGAGGCGGGCGGCTTCATCGCATTTTTCCTGGACGGGATGGCCGGCGTGGCCGCGCGTCCAGTTCCAGACCACGTGGTGGCCGTTGGCGGCGGCGTCCAAGCGTTGCCAGAATTCGAGATTGGTTTTGCGTTTGAAAAGCTTGTTCATCGTCTTGACGACGTATTGCGAATCAGAGATGACTTCGACCTGGCAAGGCTCTTTGAGCGCTTCCAGGCCGAGGCAGGCGGCGATGATTTCAGCCTGTTGGTTGGTGGCCGTGCCGAGGTATTCGCCGACGATTTTGCGTTTGGCTTGGAATTCAAGAATAGCCACGGCCCCGGCGCGCGCGCCTTTGCCGCCGTTGCCCAGACTGCTGCCGTCACAGACGATGCGAATTTGTTTCATGGTGTGATGAGTAGCGTGCCTGATCGTTGAGCGAGTTTTTCACCCAGGCTTTTCCGAGATTACGGAACAGACGGAAATAACGGAACAAACAGAAGCCTTTTTTGACTTGCCTCTTCTGTCTGTTCCGTTATTTCCGTCTGTTCCGTAATCTCTCTTTTGTCTTCAAATAGTGAAAAAAGAAAATGACAGTCAGTTAGCCGATGCCCAGTTTCTGCGTGATCTTGCGCAGTGAGCGCGTGGGCGCTTCGGTCTCGGCCACCGTTTCAACCGGCGTGCCTGCCGCCGCACGCCGCCGTTCCTGATAAAGCGCGCGCAACATCAGCGTGAATTCCATTTCGGAATTGACGGAGCGCAGTGCCAGCCGTGTTTCGGCGATCAAGAGCATGCTGCTGTAAAACAAAAAGAGCGTGCCTGCGATGCCCAGCACCATTGGCAGCCAACCCAGATGCTGTAACAACGCCACCAGTCCGATGCAAACCGTTGTTGTGACGAACAGCCCGAGCGCCACGTAAAGATAGGTAAGCGAGCGTTGGATCAGCACCCCGCGTTGCGTGTGCGTCTTTAACTGGCGCTCGAATTCGTGCAGCCGCTCTTCAGGAAACTCAACGCCTTCGTCAAAAGAGAGCACTTCGATCTCGTGGCTCAGACCGCGCACGCGATCCACGATGCGCGCCAGGCGCATGGAGGTCGAAACGATCAGTGTGCCGCAGGCCGAGATCAACACGGCCGGCGTAATCATCGCGCTCAGCACGCTCAGCGGGTTATTCAATTCGGGTAAAAACATGCTCAAGCGAAGAGGTTGATCTGCTTGGCGAGATCGAAATCCTTGTCAGTCAAACCGCCCGCGTCGTGCGTGCTGACACTGAGGCGCACGCGGTTATAATTGTGGATCAGAATATCAGGGTGATGATTGACCCATTCGGCCAAATCGGCGACGCGATTGACGAACGCCAAGGCCATTTTGAAGCTCTCGAAATGAAAGTCGCGGACGATTTGCGCACCGTTGAGATGCCAATCGGGCAGGCTCTCCAGCTTTTGATCAATTTGCATGTCGTTGAGTTTCATTGCATTCCTCGCTGCGTAGGCGCGCGCTCAAACCAACACTTTCCAGGATTCCGTCAACTCGAAAGTAAAGACTGCCGCAACAGTTGCGCGCGCGGGCGGGAACGCCGTCTGACGCGCGCTCCCAAACGTTCACCGCACTGATTCAAGCATCGGTAACACCAATTGACTGTTCATCCAGACGGCATCTTCGCACAAGGCCCGCAGCTTGCACAACGCGTTGTTGGTTGGCTAGACTGCCCCACTAATGACGGGACATTCACTCGCTGCCTACGAAGCGAGAACGCCGGGAGAGACACATTTTATGGAAGCGAAACTTCAGCTCCAGCGTCAGTCGAAAGAAGGGCTGGCGCTTAATCCTGCCACCCTCGTCAATGCCTATCGCGCGATGTATACCTCGCGCCGCATTGATGACAAAGAAATCCAACTGAAACGCCAAAACCTGGTGTACTTCCAGATCAGCAGCGCTGGTCATGAAGCTGTCACCGTGGCCGCCGGCTTGGCGCTGAAGCCCGGCTATGACTGGTTTTATCCTTACTATCGCGACCGCGCCCTGGCCGTGCAGTTGGGGGTGGGGCCTTACGAACAATTGCTGGGTTCGGTGGCCGCGCGCGATGACAAAAATTCCGGCTCGCGCCAGATGCCGTCGCATTGGAGCGATCCTGACTTGCATCTCGTGGCGCGTTCGTCCTGCACCGGGATGCAGTTCTTACAGGCAGTCGGCGCGGCAGAGGCTGGCTATCGCTATGCATTGATCAAAGAGATTGCTGACCGCGCGCAACATTTCAAACACGATGAAGTCGTGTATGTTTCCGCTGGCGATGGCGCGACCAGCGAGGGCGAGTTTTGGGAATCGCTCAACACGGCCTGCAACCTGAAACTGCCGGTGTTGTATTTGATCGAAGACAACGGCTACGCCATCTCGACGCCGGTCGAAGTGCAAACGGCCGGCGGCAGCATCTCGCAACTCGTGCGCAGCTTCCCGCATTTGTATATCGAAGAGTGCGACGGCACCGACCTGTTGGAAAGCTATGACGCGCTGCAACGCGCCGTGCGCTATTGCCGCGAACGGCGCGGCCCGGCGCTGGTGCACGCGCAGGTGATTCGGCCCTATTCGCATTCGCTTTCCGACGTCGAAGCCGATTACCGGCCAGAGGAAGAGCGGGCGTTTGATGCCGCGCGCGATCCCCTC
The genomic region above belongs to Acidobacteriota bacterium and contains:
- a CDS encoding DUF2721 domain-containing protein, translating into MSMFLPELNNPLSVLSAMITPAVLISACGTLIVSTSMRLARIVDRVRGLSHEIEVLSFDEGVEFPEERLHEFERQLKTHTQRGVLIQRSLTYLYVALGLFVTTTVCIGLVALLQHLGWLPMVLGIAGTLFLFYSSMLLIAETRLALRSVNSEMEFTLMLRALYQERRRAAAGTPVETVAETEAPTRSLRKITQKLGIG
- a CDS encoding 4a-hydroxytetrahydrobiopterin dehydratase gives rise to the protein MKLNDMQIDQKLESLPDWHLNGAQIVRDFHFESFKMALAFVNRVADLAEWVNHHPDILIHNYNRVRLSVSTHDAGGLTDKDFDLAKQINLFA
- a CDS encoding ribonuclease HI, which codes for MKQIRIVCDGSSLGNGGKGARAGAVAILEFQAKRKIVGEYLGTATNQQAEIIAACLGLEALKEPCQVEVISDSQYVVKTMNKLFKRKTNLEFWQRLDAAANGHHVVWNWTRGHAGHPVQEKCDEAARLIAATGRIEQAKLDEILDA
- the rfaE2 gene encoding D-glycero-beta-D-manno-heptose 1-phosphate adenylyltransferase, coding for MAQVLTLTELLSARAQLRQAGCRVVFTNGCFDLLHPGHVRYLQQARALGEALIVALNSDRSVRELKGPARPILKEEERAEVMAALACVDFVTIFDEPTPRKIITALLPDILVKGGDWSIETIVGREEVEAAGGRVLNLPFVAGVSTSEMIARIMQSQQVLN